The following proteins are encoded in a genomic region of Panthera leo isolate Ple1 chromosome F2, P.leo_Ple1_pat1.1, whole genome shotgun sequence:
- the LOC122210617 gene encoding basic proline-rich protein-like, whose amino-acid sequence MGLTDWKLASRSFRGVPRRTQRDYCTQGVSDRPGLASPPPAPVRDSGREGTRASRSPYAPRRKPDRLGHPSRPQAQAPPGKRSGRAGVVRGRARPPRHTRPRRPPLPARAHLARPPRSRGPAAGLAAPAQVRVGAPPRCAGSRDKGSRSRPPPSGLAVRSVRQPLPVAARPPRGLIHAPAPAPPAAPAAGLPGQHLGAGRPHPRRARIPPPAAAAARAPPDPGPRRAPRPRAPGRPAPRGPPPPGPIRPPQLRVPTPDP is encoded by the exons ATGGGACTCACAGACTGGAAGTTGGCGAGTCGTAGTTTTCGGGGTGTGCCCCGCAGGACCCAAAGGGATTACTGCACCCAAGGAGTCAGCGACCGCCCAGGCCTGGCGTCCCCTCCACCCGCCCCAGTTCGGGACTCCGGGCGCGAGGGGACGCGGGCCTCCCGCTCTCCCTACGCTCCACGCAGGAAACCAGACCGCCTGGGCCACCCCAGCCGTCCCCaggcccaggcgcccccagggaaGCGGTCAGGCCGG GCCGGCGTCGTGCGAGGGCGCGCGCGTCCACCCCGGCACACGCGGCCTCGGCGCCCTCCGCTCCCCGCCCGGGCCCACCTGGCCCGGCCCCCGCGCTCCCGCGGCCCCGCCGCCGGCCTCGCGGCCCCGGCCCAGGTGCGGGTGGGAGCGCCGCCCAG GTGCGCGGGGTCTCGGGACAAGGGCAGCAGGAGCCGACCGCCGCCCAGCGGCCTCGCGGTCCGGTCGGTCCGGCAGCCACTCCCTGTCGCGGCCCGCCCGCCGCGCGGCCTGATTCacgcgcccgcccccgccccgcccgccgctcCCGCCGCCGGCCTGCCCGGGCAgcacctgggggcggggcggccccACCCGCGGCGCGCCCGCAttccgccgcccgccgccgccgccgcccgcgcgccCCCGGACCCCGGCCCCCGCCGCGccccccggccccgcgcccccggccgccccgccccccgcggcccGCCGCCCCCGGGGCCCATCCGCCCGCCCCAGCTCCGGGTCCCTACGCCCGACCCCTGA
- the LOC122210985 gene encoding uncharacterized protein LOC122210985, with amino-acid sequence MSGRRSRARRARARRAGKAQQASGQQGPEAKPPPPAAGGPRDEVGVAPAGHVTSNKPAAQGHPRVAEPERPQVAERPVQATALGSELVSVPPADMEGCGAGGLAPGLGPELLRLHEVQLCLAQEQLLLEDRRRQVQLQMQLWQEEQLWREQLWQEEQLWREQLWQEEQLWREQLQEQQAWVRVEGLELAMALEQLRSEGLEVLQTQGQVRGWRGGSGRRVGVW; translated from the coding sequence ATGTCGGGGAGACGAAGTCGGGCTCGAAGAGCCCGAGCCAGGAGGGCGGGCAAGGCACAGCAGGCCTCGGGTCAGCAGGGCCCTGAGGCCaagcccccgccccctgccgcaGGGGGCCCTCGGGACGAGGTGGGGGTGGCCCCTGCAGGGCACGTGACCAGCAACAAGCCAGCTGCCCAGGGACACCCCAGGGTGGCCGAGCCAGAGCGGCCACAAGTAGCCGAGCGGCCAGTGCAGGCCACCGCTCTGGGGTCCGAGCTGGTGTCAGTCCCCCCTGCGGACATGGAAGGCTGTGGAGCGGGGGGCCTGGCCCCGGGCCTGGGTCCCGAGCTGCTGAGGCTCCACGAGGTCCAGCTGTGCCTGGCCCAGGAGCAGCTGCTGCTGGAGGACCGGCGGCGGCAGGTGCAGCTGCAGATGCAGCTGTGGCAGGAGGAGCAGCTGTGGAGGGAGCAGCTGTGGCAGGAGGAGCAGCTGTGGAGGGAGCAGCTGTGGCAGGAGGAGCAGCTGTGGAGGGAGCAGCTGCAGGAGCAGCAGGCCTGGGTTCGCGTGGAGGGGCTGGAGCTGGCCATGGCCCTGGAGCAACTCCGGAGCGAGGGCCTTGAGGTGCTGCAGACCCAAGGCCAGgtaagggggtggagggggggctcCGGACGACGTGTGGGGGTGTGGTGA